One window from the genome of Oreochromis niloticus isolate F11D_XX linkage group LG20, O_niloticus_UMD_NMBU, whole genome shotgun sequence encodes:
- the fignl2 gene encoding fidgetin-like protein 2 isoform X2, with amino-acid sequence MLSPIVPYSLLKMHWNPEHAQPLSQWPEQHLDVSSTTSSPAHKSEFYSGRSRSSYNYAWANDDISALTASNLLKRYAEKYAGVLDSPYDRPSAVGTYPESGAFGSLNNQKTELEPWALTHSTEASYPLGPPGGHDGLSGSKTAATSTGPPGIGSVSVLNSNLSDSGYSGSSSCSGSTEYPSRYNGTYLSSGFCPQPNAALPPASLHTLQSTPTLVPSYSPATPVYNYPPSTYPPQTSLAPGYSHPSSTYLPSGLPAPTPVPSRPTVVGGSYSYQSTSLGTSESGGTLKRKAFEMGVEDDESGDRSRYRKYSYDPVKAGGNSPYSVNDKTDCHGNGFSSSGSTDPQTFKPSKPSSQPLVSPQFGTAGQYSPPTGMTGENGMTEQGFTQQQQQQQQHSQAVKHPPLCAPTAEAMKSPDPRLLDLINGELLDCIPALGWGELAGLTHVKAALEEDLMWPVLRPSPVVQPPRTVLLFGPRGGGKTTLTRSLASQLGASFYRLSGTMLASKGKPEAEHILGSLLQVAGARQPSVVLLSQVEAMEEEGLRQVLLNTLEKAQVGTTGLVILICATGRPDLLQDAVHRSFAKRYHVGLPDVAMRREVLLQALSPQGFSLSERELNGVLQRTEGFTVRELLQLSQQVLSSASSSTGAMHGLTTSSKPPDFTDFENAFCKVRPHTTAKELDTCVEWSKMYSH; translated from the coding sequence GCCTGTTAAAGATGCACTGGAACCCAGAGCATGCCCAGCCCCTCAGCCAGTGGCCTGAGCAGCACCTGGACGtctcctccaccacctcctctcCTGCCCACAAGTCAGAATTCTACTCTGGCCGTAGCCGCAGCTCCTACAACTACGCCTGGGCCAATGACGACATCTCTGCCCTTACAGCCTCCAACTTATTGAAGCGCTATGCTGAGAAGTATGCCGGCGTGCTGGACTCGCCATATGACCGGCCTTCTGCCGTGGGCACCTATCCAGAGTCGGGGGCCTTTGGGAGCCTAAATAACCAAAAGACTGAGCTGGAGCCTTGGGCACTGACGCACAGCACTGAAGCCTCCTATCCCCTGGGGCCTCCTGGAGGCCATGACGGCCTTTCGGGGTCCAAGACTGCCGCCACGTCCACGGGCCCTCCGGGGATTGGCAGCGTGTCAGTATTGAACAGTAACCTTTCAGACTCAGGTTACAGTGGTAGCAGCTCCTGCAGTGGGTCCACTGAGTACCCCTCTCGCTACAATGGCACCTATCTTTCCTCAGGTTTTTGTCCGCAACCTAACGCAGCACTTCCCCCTGCCTCCCTCCACACTCTCCAGTCCACTCCCACTCTTGTGCCCAGCTATAGCCCTGCCACGCCAGTCTACAACTACCCCCCCAGCACATACCCTCCTCAGACCAGCCTTGCTCCTGGCTACAGCCACCCCTCTTCGACTTACCTCCCCTCAGGTCTACCGGCCCCTACCCCTGTTCCCTCAAGGCCCACTGTGGTAGGAGGCAGCTATAGTTACCAGAGCACGAGCCTTGGGACGTCTGAATCTGGAGGGACATTGAAAAGAAAAGCTTTTGAGATGGGTGTTGAAGATGATGAGAGTGGGGACCGGTCGCGGTACAGGAAATACAGCTATGACCCTGTGAAGGCTGGGGGAAACTCACCCTACAGTGTGAATGATAAAACGGATTGCCATGGAAATGGCTTCAGTAGTTCAGGCAGCACAGACCCTCAGACCTTCAAGCCCAGTAAGCCCTCCTCTCAGCCCTTGGTGTCTCCTCAGTTTGGGACGGCAGGGCAGTACAGCCCTCCAACAGGCATGACGGGGGAGAATGGCATGACAGAACAGGGATtcacccagcagcagcagcagcagcagcagcattccCAGGCTGTCAAACACCCTCCATTATGTGCTCCAACTGCTGAGGCTATGAAGAGTCCAGACCCGCGACTGTTAGACCTCATCAATGGGGAGTTATTGGACTGCATCCCCGCATTGGGCTGGGGTGAGCTGGCTGGACTCACACATGTCAAAGCTGCCCTGGAGGAGGACTTGATGTGGCCCGTGTTGAGGCCAAGTCCAGTGGTGCAGCCACCAAGAACCGTCCTGCTGTTCGGCCCCAGAGGAGGGGGTAAGACGACACTGACTCGCTCACTGGCTTCACAGTTAGGGGCCTCCTTCTACCGTTTGAGTGGAACCATGCTGGCCTCTAAAGGGAAGCCTGAGGCAGAACACATTCTGGGGTCTCTTTTGCAGGTGGCGGGGGCACGGCAACCCTCAGTTGTGCTACTTAGTCAGGTGGAAGCCATGGAAGAGGAGGGCCTGAGGCAGGTACTGCTGAACACCCTGGAGAAAGCTCAGGTGGGGACCACAGGTCTGGTGATTCTCATATGCGCCACTGGAAGGCCAGATCTGCTGCAAGATGCTGTCCATCGGAGCTTTGCCAAGCGATACCACGTCGGCCTACCAGATGTGGCTATGCGCAGAGAGGTGCTGCTGCAGGCGCTGTCGCCCCAGGGCTTCAGCCTGAGCGAGAGGGAGCTGAACGGTGTGCTGCAGCGCACGGAGGGCTTCACTGTGCGcgagctgctgcagctcagcCAGCAGGTGCTCTCCTCAGCATCCTCCTCAACTGGAGCCATGCACGGCCTCACCACGTCCAGCAAACCACCCGACTTTACAGACTTCGAGAATGCCTTCTGCAAGGTGCGGCCACACACCACCGCAAAGGAACTGGACACTTGTGTAGAGTGGAGCAAGATGTATAGCCACTGA
- the fignl2 gene encoding fidgetin-like protein 2 isoform X1: MSEQSTEHPVSNLQEPHSTEPSGLLKMHWNPEHAQPLSQWPEQHLDVSSTTSSPAHKSEFYSGRSRSSYNYAWANDDISALTASNLLKRYAEKYAGVLDSPYDRPSAVGTYPESGAFGSLNNQKTELEPWALTHSTEASYPLGPPGGHDGLSGSKTAATSTGPPGIGSVSVLNSNLSDSGYSGSSSCSGSTEYPSRYNGTYLSSGFCPQPNAALPPASLHTLQSTPTLVPSYSPATPVYNYPPSTYPPQTSLAPGYSHPSSTYLPSGLPAPTPVPSRPTVVGGSYSYQSTSLGTSESGGTLKRKAFEMGVEDDESGDRSRYRKYSYDPVKAGGNSPYSVNDKTDCHGNGFSSSGSTDPQTFKPSKPSSQPLVSPQFGTAGQYSPPTGMTGENGMTEQGFTQQQQQQQQHSQAVKHPPLCAPTAEAMKSPDPRLLDLINGELLDCIPALGWGELAGLTHVKAALEEDLMWPVLRPSPVVQPPRTVLLFGPRGGGKTTLTRSLASQLGASFYRLSGTMLASKGKPEAEHILGSLLQVAGARQPSVVLLSQVEAMEEEGLRQVLLNTLEKAQVGTTGLVILICATGRPDLLQDAVHRSFAKRYHVGLPDVAMRREVLLQALSPQGFSLSERELNGVLQRTEGFTVRELLQLSQQVLSSASSSTGAMHGLTTSSKPPDFTDFENAFCKVRPHTTAKELDTCVEWSKMYSH; the protein is encoded by the coding sequence GCCTGTTAAAGATGCACTGGAACCCAGAGCATGCCCAGCCCCTCAGCCAGTGGCCTGAGCAGCACCTGGACGtctcctccaccacctcctctcCTGCCCACAAGTCAGAATTCTACTCTGGCCGTAGCCGCAGCTCCTACAACTACGCCTGGGCCAATGACGACATCTCTGCCCTTACAGCCTCCAACTTATTGAAGCGCTATGCTGAGAAGTATGCCGGCGTGCTGGACTCGCCATATGACCGGCCTTCTGCCGTGGGCACCTATCCAGAGTCGGGGGCCTTTGGGAGCCTAAATAACCAAAAGACTGAGCTGGAGCCTTGGGCACTGACGCACAGCACTGAAGCCTCCTATCCCCTGGGGCCTCCTGGAGGCCATGACGGCCTTTCGGGGTCCAAGACTGCCGCCACGTCCACGGGCCCTCCGGGGATTGGCAGCGTGTCAGTATTGAACAGTAACCTTTCAGACTCAGGTTACAGTGGTAGCAGCTCCTGCAGTGGGTCCACTGAGTACCCCTCTCGCTACAATGGCACCTATCTTTCCTCAGGTTTTTGTCCGCAACCTAACGCAGCACTTCCCCCTGCCTCCCTCCACACTCTCCAGTCCACTCCCACTCTTGTGCCCAGCTATAGCCCTGCCACGCCAGTCTACAACTACCCCCCCAGCACATACCCTCCTCAGACCAGCCTTGCTCCTGGCTACAGCCACCCCTCTTCGACTTACCTCCCCTCAGGTCTACCGGCCCCTACCCCTGTTCCCTCAAGGCCCACTGTGGTAGGAGGCAGCTATAGTTACCAGAGCACGAGCCTTGGGACGTCTGAATCTGGAGGGACATTGAAAAGAAAAGCTTTTGAGATGGGTGTTGAAGATGATGAGAGTGGGGACCGGTCGCGGTACAGGAAATACAGCTATGACCCTGTGAAGGCTGGGGGAAACTCACCCTACAGTGTGAATGATAAAACGGATTGCCATGGAAATGGCTTCAGTAGTTCAGGCAGCACAGACCCTCAGACCTTCAAGCCCAGTAAGCCCTCCTCTCAGCCCTTGGTGTCTCCTCAGTTTGGGACGGCAGGGCAGTACAGCCCTCCAACAGGCATGACGGGGGAGAATGGCATGACAGAACAGGGATtcacccagcagcagcagcagcagcagcagcattccCAGGCTGTCAAACACCCTCCATTATGTGCTCCAACTGCTGAGGCTATGAAGAGTCCAGACCCGCGACTGTTAGACCTCATCAATGGGGAGTTATTGGACTGCATCCCCGCATTGGGCTGGGGTGAGCTGGCTGGACTCACACATGTCAAAGCTGCCCTGGAGGAGGACTTGATGTGGCCCGTGTTGAGGCCAAGTCCAGTGGTGCAGCCACCAAGAACCGTCCTGCTGTTCGGCCCCAGAGGAGGGGGTAAGACGACACTGACTCGCTCACTGGCTTCACAGTTAGGGGCCTCCTTCTACCGTTTGAGTGGAACCATGCTGGCCTCTAAAGGGAAGCCTGAGGCAGAACACATTCTGGGGTCTCTTTTGCAGGTGGCGGGGGCACGGCAACCCTCAGTTGTGCTACTTAGTCAGGTGGAAGCCATGGAAGAGGAGGGCCTGAGGCAGGTACTGCTGAACACCCTGGAGAAAGCTCAGGTGGGGACCACAGGTCTGGTGATTCTCATATGCGCCACTGGAAGGCCAGATCTGCTGCAAGATGCTGTCCATCGGAGCTTTGCCAAGCGATACCACGTCGGCCTACCAGATGTGGCTATGCGCAGAGAGGTGCTGCTGCAGGCGCTGTCGCCCCAGGGCTTCAGCCTGAGCGAGAGGGAGCTGAACGGTGTGCTGCAGCGCACGGAGGGCTTCACTGTGCGcgagctgctgcagctcagcCAGCAGGTGCTCTCCTCAGCATCCTCCTCAACTGGAGCCATGCACGGCCTCACCACGTCCAGCAAACCACCCGACTTTACAGACTTCGAGAATGCCTTCTGCAAGGTGCGGCCACACACCACCGCAAAGGAACTGGACACTTGTGTAGAGTGGAGCAAGATGTATAGCCACTGA
- the fignl2 gene encoding fidgetin-like protein 2 isoform X3, which yields MHWNPEHAQPLSQWPEQHLDVSSTTSSPAHKSEFYSGRSRSSYNYAWANDDISALTASNLLKRYAEKYAGVLDSPYDRPSAVGTYPESGAFGSLNNQKTELEPWALTHSTEASYPLGPPGGHDGLSGSKTAATSTGPPGIGSVSVLNSNLSDSGYSGSSSCSGSTEYPSRYNGTYLSSGFCPQPNAALPPASLHTLQSTPTLVPSYSPATPVYNYPPSTYPPQTSLAPGYSHPSSTYLPSGLPAPTPVPSRPTVVGGSYSYQSTSLGTSESGGTLKRKAFEMGVEDDESGDRSRYRKYSYDPVKAGGNSPYSVNDKTDCHGNGFSSSGSTDPQTFKPSKPSSQPLVSPQFGTAGQYSPPTGMTGENGMTEQGFTQQQQQQQQHSQAVKHPPLCAPTAEAMKSPDPRLLDLINGELLDCIPALGWGELAGLTHVKAALEEDLMWPVLRPSPVVQPPRTVLLFGPRGGGKTTLTRSLASQLGASFYRLSGTMLASKGKPEAEHILGSLLQVAGARQPSVVLLSQVEAMEEEGLRQVLLNTLEKAQVGTTGLVILICATGRPDLLQDAVHRSFAKRYHVGLPDVAMRREVLLQALSPQGFSLSERELNGVLQRTEGFTVRELLQLSQQVLSSASSSTGAMHGLTTSSKPPDFTDFENAFCKVRPHTTAKELDTCVEWSKMYSH from the coding sequence ATGCACTGGAACCCAGAGCATGCCCAGCCCCTCAGCCAGTGGCCTGAGCAGCACCTGGACGtctcctccaccacctcctctcCTGCCCACAAGTCAGAATTCTACTCTGGCCGTAGCCGCAGCTCCTACAACTACGCCTGGGCCAATGACGACATCTCTGCCCTTACAGCCTCCAACTTATTGAAGCGCTATGCTGAGAAGTATGCCGGCGTGCTGGACTCGCCATATGACCGGCCTTCTGCCGTGGGCACCTATCCAGAGTCGGGGGCCTTTGGGAGCCTAAATAACCAAAAGACTGAGCTGGAGCCTTGGGCACTGACGCACAGCACTGAAGCCTCCTATCCCCTGGGGCCTCCTGGAGGCCATGACGGCCTTTCGGGGTCCAAGACTGCCGCCACGTCCACGGGCCCTCCGGGGATTGGCAGCGTGTCAGTATTGAACAGTAACCTTTCAGACTCAGGTTACAGTGGTAGCAGCTCCTGCAGTGGGTCCACTGAGTACCCCTCTCGCTACAATGGCACCTATCTTTCCTCAGGTTTTTGTCCGCAACCTAACGCAGCACTTCCCCCTGCCTCCCTCCACACTCTCCAGTCCACTCCCACTCTTGTGCCCAGCTATAGCCCTGCCACGCCAGTCTACAACTACCCCCCCAGCACATACCCTCCTCAGACCAGCCTTGCTCCTGGCTACAGCCACCCCTCTTCGACTTACCTCCCCTCAGGTCTACCGGCCCCTACCCCTGTTCCCTCAAGGCCCACTGTGGTAGGAGGCAGCTATAGTTACCAGAGCACGAGCCTTGGGACGTCTGAATCTGGAGGGACATTGAAAAGAAAAGCTTTTGAGATGGGTGTTGAAGATGATGAGAGTGGGGACCGGTCGCGGTACAGGAAATACAGCTATGACCCTGTGAAGGCTGGGGGAAACTCACCCTACAGTGTGAATGATAAAACGGATTGCCATGGAAATGGCTTCAGTAGTTCAGGCAGCACAGACCCTCAGACCTTCAAGCCCAGTAAGCCCTCCTCTCAGCCCTTGGTGTCTCCTCAGTTTGGGACGGCAGGGCAGTACAGCCCTCCAACAGGCATGACGGGGGAGAATGGCATGACAGAACAGGGATtcacccagcagcagcagcagcagcagcagcattccCAGGCTGTCAAACACCCTCCATTATGTGCTCCAACTGCTGAGGCTATGAAGAGTCCAGACCCGCGACTGTTAGACCTCATCAATGGGGAGTTATTGGACTGCATCCCCGCATTGGGCTGGGGTGAGCTGGCTGGACTCACACATGTCAAAGCTGCCCTGGAGGAGGACTTGATGTGGCCCGTGTTGAGGCCAAGTCCAGTGGTGCAGCCACCAAGAACCGTCCTGCTGTTCGGCCCCAGAGGAGGGGGTAAGACGACACTGACTCGCTCACTGGCTTCACAGTTAGGGGCCTCCTTCTACCGTTTGAGTGGAACCATGCTGGCCTCTAAAGGGAAGCCTGAGGCAGAACACATTCTGGGGTCTCTTTTGCAGGTGGCGGGGGCACGGCAACCCTCAGTTGTGCTACTTAGTCAGGTGGAAGCCATGGAAGAGGAGGGCCTGAGGCAGGTACTGCTGAACACCCTGGAGAAAGCTCAGGTGGGGACCACAGGTCTGGTGATTCTCATATGCGCCACTGGAAGGCCAGATCTGCTGCAAGATGCTGTCCATCGGAGCTTTGCCAAGCGATACCACGTCGGCCTACCAGATGTGGCTATGCGCAGAGAGGTGCTGCTGCAGGCGCTGTCGCCCCAGGGCTTCAGCCTGAGCGAGAGGGAGCTGAACGGTGTGCTGCAGCGCACGGAGGGCTTCACTGTGCGcgagctgctgcagctcagcCAGCAGGTGCTCTCCTCAGCATCCTCCTCAACTGGAGCCATGCACGGCCTCACCACGTCCAGCAAACCACCCGACTTTACAGACTTCGAGAATGCCTTCTGCAAGGTGCGGCCACACACCACCGCAAAGGAACTGGACACTTGTGTAGAGTGGAGCAAGATGTATAGCCACTGA